In Nomascus leucogenys isolate Asia chromosome 6, Asia_NLE_v1, whole genome shotgun sequence, one DNA window encodes the following:
- the LOC115835494 gene encoding fanconi-associated nuclease 1-like, which produces MMSEGKPPDKKRPRRSLSISKNKKKASNSIISCFNNAPPAKLACPVCSKMVPRYDLNRHLDEMCANNDFVQVDPGQVGLINSNVSTVDLTSVTLEDVTSKKSPPPKTNLTPGQSDSAKRDIKQKTSPYFKSNDDVGCKNQDELRNRSVKVICLGSLASKLSRKYVKAKKSIDKDEEFASPSPQSSKATVDKSLVDNSSEIEDEDQILENSSQKENVFKCDSLECIPEHMVRGSKIMEAESQKATRECEKSALTPGFSDNAIVLFSPDFTLRNTLKSTSEDSVVKQECIKEVVEKREACHCEEVKMTVASEAKIQLSDSEAKSHSSANDASAWSNIQEAPLQDDSCLNNDIPRSIPLEQGSSSNGPGQTTGHPYYLRSFLVVLKAVLENEDDMMLFDEQEKGIVTKFYQLSATGQKLYVRLFQRKLSWIKMTKLEYEEIASDLTPVIEELKNAGFLQTESELQELSEVLELLSAPELKSLAKTFHLVNPNGQKQQLVDAFLKLAKQRSVCTWGKNKPGIGAVILKRFCWLLLQ; this is translated from the exons ATGATGTCGGAAGGGAAACCTCCTGACAAAAAAAGGCCTCGTAGAAGCTTATCAATcagcaagaataagaaaaaagcatCTAATTCTATTATTTCGTGTTTTAACAATGCACCACCTGCTAAACTTGCCTGCCCCGTTTGCAGTAAAATGGTGCCTAGATATGACTTAAACCGGCACCTTGATGAAATGTGTGCTAACAATGACTTCGTTCAAGTGGATCCAGGGCAGGTTGGCTTAATAAATTCAAATGTGTCTACGGTAGATTTAACCAGTGTTACCTTAGAAGATGTAACATCAAAGAAGTCACCACCACCAAAGACAAATTTAACCCCTGGCCAAAGTGATTCAGCAAAAAGGGACATAAAGCAGAAGACCAGTCCCTACTTTAAAAGTAATGATGATGTGGGGTGCAAAAATCAAGATGAGCTGAGAAATCGTAGTGTGAAAGTCATTTGTTTGGGAAGCCTAGCATCTAAATTGTCCAGAAAATACGTAAAGGCTAAAAAATCAATAGATAAGGATGAAGAATTTGCCAGTCCTAGTCCACAGAGTTCCAAAGCCACAGTTGATAAGAGTCTGGTTGATAACTCTTCAGAAATTGAGGACGAGGATCAAATTTTGGAGAACAGTTCTCAAAAAGAAAACGTGTTTAAATGTGATTCTCTAGAGTGTATTCCTGAACATATGGTAAGAGGAAGTAAAATAATGGAAGCCGAAAGCCAAAAGGCTACCCGGGAATGTGAGAAATCAGCCCTCACCCCTGGCTTCTCAGATAATGCGATCGTGTTATTCTCACCAGATTTCACTCTTAGGAATACATTAAAGTCTACTTCGGAAGACAGTGTTGTAAAGCAAGAGTGTATCAAAGAAGTGGTTGAAAAACGTGAGGCATGTCATTGTGAAGAAGTAAAAATGACTGTTGCTTCAGAAGCTAAAATACAGCTGTCAGATTCAGAGGCAAAATCTCATAGTTCTGCAAATGATGCTTCTGCATGGAGTAACATCCAAGAGGCTCCTCTGCAGGATGACAGTTGCTTAAACAATGATATCCCTCGCAGCATTCCTTTGGAGCAGGGGTCAAGCTCTAATGGTCCTGGTCAAACAACCGGTCATCCTTACTACCTTCGGAGTTTCCTTGTGGTGCTAAAAGCTGTACTTGAGAATGAAGATGATATGATGCTCTTTGATGAGCAGGAGAAGGGAATTGTAACTAAATTTTATCAGTTATCAG CTACTGGTCAGAAGTTATATGTAAGGCTCTTTCAACGTAAATTAAGCTGGATTAAGATGACTAAATTAGAATATGAAGAGATTGCCTCAGACTTAACACCTGTGATTGAAGAATTGAAGAATGCAGGCTTTCTGCAGACAG AATCTGAGTTGCAAGAACTCTCTGAAGTGCTTGAACTCCTTTCTGCTCCTGAACTAAAATCCCTGGCCAAGACCTTCCACTTGGTGAATCCCAATGGACAGAAACAGCAGCTGGTGGACGCCTTTCTCAAATTGGCCAAACAGCGTTCAGTCTGCACTTGGGGCAAGAATAAGCCTGGAATTGGTGCAGTgattttaaaaaggttttgttGGCTATTGTTacagtaa